GATTATTCAAAAACTACCAAAAACTTTCAGTTTAAATCCATAAAATTCCGTTCCAGTCAGTTCAGAACCGAAACTGCCCGTTTATTCCCGTTCGCTTCCGGGATTAACTTTAAAAAGGGAGCAAACTACCCACCCCTCAGGTGAGAAGCCATGAGCGAGATAGAGACCATCGGCTTTCACTACGTTGTTGAGGCCGCTGGCTGTGACCCGGAAGTACTCAGTGACGCTGACAGGATAAGAGAGATATTCCTCGAGGCGGCGAAGGTCGGCAACATGGAGGTCAAGTCAAGCTACTTCTTCAAGTTCTCACCAACGGGTGTCAGTGGAGTTGTCATCGTTGCCGAGAGCCACATTTCGGTACATACATGGCCGGAGAAAGGTTACGCGGCTCTGGACGTTTACACCTGCGGAACCAAGGCCAACCCGGAGAAGGCCGTTGACTACATCCTCGAGCAGTTCAAGGCCAAGTACGCCCACGTCAGCGAGATAAAGAGGGGCATTGAAGAGGACGACGACACATTCACCCACATGATAATGACATGGGAAGAGAGCCTCAGGAAAAACGGAAACGGGAATGGCTAAGTCACAGGAGCTTTTCTATCTCCCTTATTCTCTCAAGCGCATCATTGAGAACCTTCCTAACGTTCTCGAGCTTTGCCTGTAGCTCGCGGTTCTGTTCTTCAAGCTCCCTGACCTGTTCTCTGAGCTCATTGAGTTTCTTCTCAAGTTCCTCCTTCTCCCTCTTGAGTCTCTCGTACTCCTCAAGCGCAACCAGTTGGCCACCTTTGGCCAGAACCTCAACGTTTCTGACGAGCTCCTCAAGTTTGCCTTGCTTTATAAGCTCGTAAGTTTCTCTGACCAACTGTCCTGCCTTGGTCTCCCCTTTGAGGTGCTTTCTAATAGTCTGCT
This genomic window from Thermococcus sp. contains:
- the speD gene encoding adenosylmethionine decarboxylase; this translates as METIGFHYVVEAAGCDPEVLSDADRIREIFLEAAKVGNMEVKSSYFFKFSPTGVSGVVIVAESHISVHTWPEKGYAALDVYTCGTKANPEKAVDYILEQFKAKYAHVSEIKRGIEEDDDTFTHMIMTWEESLRKNGNGNG